A single window of Zootoca vivipara chromosome 17, rZooViv1.1, whole genome shotgun sequence DNA harbors:
- the LOC118076179 gene encoding transmembrane protein 17B-like — MALQTPLPPNLRRGLTTFSGSLFINNKTGDCGLAHSYHPDHTVLSSLPLQMMLYFNAFFFPFWCLSEGVMLELKYSLLPTYYQFLLVSAYLMIISAEGLRLYLGFIGNLQEKVPELAGFVLLSFLIETPVLLFILTDEHIIRLPLEMAVHLVLLLFLASEITAAVFALKGMTRQLARQFYLKQFEEGPGGLGPGARGSQQGARLSVSIDSALLSAQGR; from the exons ATGGCGCTGCAGACTCCGCTGCCTCCCAACTTGCGGAGGGGGCTGACAACTTTCAGCGGGTCCCTCTTCATCAACAACAAGACTGGCGACTGTGGCCTGGCACACAGCTACCACCCAG ACCACACGGTGCTTTCCAGCCTGCCGTTACAGATGATGCTGTACTTCAAtgccttcttcttccccttctggtGCCTGTCGGAGGGGGTCATGCTGGAACTGAAG TATAGCCTACTGCCCACTTACTACCAGTTCTTGCTGGTCAGTGCGTACCTGATGATCATCTCAGCCGAAGGCCTGCGGCTCTACCTGGGGTTTATCGGCAATCTGCAGGAGAAG GTCCCGGAACTGGCTGGCTTTGTCCTTCTCTCCTTCCTGATTGAGACGCCCGTCCTGCTGTTCATCCTGACCGACGAGCACATCATCCGCCTGCCGCTGGAGATGGCCGTCCAcctggtcctcctcctcttccttgcctcTGAGATCACGGCGGCTGTCTTTGCTCTCAAGGGGATGACCAGGCAGCTAGCCAGGCAGTTCTACCTGAAGCAATTTGAGGAGGGGCCCGGCGGGCTGGGTCCGGGTGCGAGGGGCAGCCAGCAGGGGGCTCGGCTGTCCGTCAGCATTGACTCCGCCCTGCTTTCTGCACAGGGGCGCTAA